In the genome of Fibrobacter sp., the window TTATTGAAGATTATATCGTTTTCTTCTTTTTACACTTGCAAGATCAATACCTTCGATAATAAGCAGCAGCTGTTCATAGGTAATGTTTATAGCTTCTGGGTTATCTGATATTTCTACAGGAGGCATTTGGAATCTCCCTGCTTCCAACCGTTTATAAAGCAACCAGTAGCCGTGGCGATCCCATACAAGAATTTTCATCTTATCACATGTCTTATTCACAAAGACAAAGATGCCATCCCGCAATGGATCTTTTTTGAAATTATTGGTGATTATTGAGCTGAGACCATCAAAGTTCTTCCTTAAATCGGTAGGCGTACAGCAAAGATGTATGGGCATCGAAAATGCAAAACTCAACATGTTTTTTCCAGCTCAAGGATTATTGATGCAAGTTCTTTATGGTTAAAGCGGCCACGGATGATTGTATAAATTTCACCCATTTCTTTGCTTTGATTCAAATCTTTTTTTTGTGAGTTTTCAAAGGTAATAAAGGTAGGTCCTGTTTTCGGCGATACTCGTTTGCTTGCTTTGATTTGAGTTTTCCCCTTCCGATATAGTTGATATCTCAATTTTTCCAGGGAAATATTATGTACTTCGCAGAATTC includes:
- the tnpB gene encoding IS66 family insertion sequence element accessory protein TnpB; this translates as MLSFAFSMPIHLCCTPTDLRKNFDGLSSIITNNFKKDPLRDGIFVFVNKTCDKMKILVWDRHGYWLLYKRLEAGRFQMPPVEISDNPEAINITYEQLLLIIEGIDLASVKRRKRYNLQ